The Ornithinimicrobium sufpigmenti genome includes the window GCCTGAAGCGTCAGTGGGGCGTGCACGCCGCCGGTGTCATCATGTCCAGCGAGCCGCTGCTCGACCTCATCCCGATCATGCGCCGGGAGCAGGACGGGCAGATCATCACCCAGTTCGACTACCCCACGTGCGAGGCGCTGGGGCTGGTCAAGATGGACTTCCTCGGGCTGCGCAACCTCACCGTCCTGGACGACGCGATCGTCAACATCAAGGACAACCGCGGTGAGGACATCGACCTGGAGGCTCTCTCCAAGGACATGACCGACCGGTCCACCTACGACCTGCTCAGTCGCGGCGACACCCTCGGCGTCTTCCAGCTCGACGGCAACGGCATGCGCCAGCTGCTGCGGCTGATGCAGCCGGACAACTTCGAGGACATCTCCGCCGCGCTCGCGCTCTACCGCCCCGGCCCGATGGGCGTCAACGCGCACACCAACTTCGCACTCCGCAAGAACGGCAAGCAGGAGAACACCCCGCTGGACCCCCAGCTCAAGGGCAAGCTGCAGCCGGAGATGGAGTCCGCGCTCGAGCCGATCCTGGGCAATACCTACGGTTTGTGCATCTACCAGGAACAGGTCATGGAGATCGCGCAGAAGCTGGCGGGCTACACGCTGGGCAACGCCGACCTGCTGCGCCGGGCGATGGGCAAGAAGAAGAAGGAGGTGCTCGACGCCGAGTACGTCCCGTTCTCCGACGGCATGAAGGCCAATGGTTTCACCGAGGCCTCGGTGGCGGCGCTGTGGGGCGTCCTGGTGCCCTTCTCCGACTACGCCTTCAACAAGGCCCACACCGCGGCCTACGGCGTCATCTCCTACTGGACCGCCTACCTCAAGGCCAACTACCCGGCCGAGTACATGGCCGCGCTGCTGACCAGCGTCGGCGACGACAAGGACAAGACCGCCCTCTACCTGGCCGAGTGCCGGCGGCTGCGGATCCCGGTGCTGCCGCCGGACGTGAACCAGTCGGTCGCCAACTTCGCCGCCGTCGGCGACGACATCCGGTTCGGCCTGCAGGCCATCCGCAACGTCGGCGCCAACGTCGTGGACGCCATCGTGCGCACCCGCGAGGAGAAGGGGGCGTTCACCTCCTTCGAGGACTTCCTGCGCAAGTGCCCGGCCGTGGTGTGCAACAAGCGCACCGTGGACTCGCTGGTCAAGGCCGGTGCCTTCGACAGCCTGGGCCACACCCGCCAGGGGCTGGCCAGCATCCACGAGCGCTACGTCGACGCGCTGGTCGACGAGAAGAGGCAGGAGGCGATCGGCCAGGACAGCCTGTTCTCCGGGTTTGGCTTCGGGGACGGGGACGACGCCGCCGCCGGTATGCAGATCGTCACCCTGCCCCCCGTGCCCGCCATCGAGTGGGAGAAGTCCGCCCGGCTGGCCTTCGAGCGGGAGATGCTCGGCCTCTACGTCTCCGACCACCCGCTCAACGGCATCGAGCACATCCTGTCCCAGCACGCCAGCGCCTCCATCCTGGAGATGGTCGCGGACGAGGGCGTCAAGGACGGCGACTTCGTCACCGTGGCGGGCCTGCTCACCAACCTGCAGCTCAAGCGCACCAAGAACGGCGACCCCTACGCCCGCGCCAGCGTGGAGGACCTCGCCGGCTCGCTCGACGTCGTCTTCTGGCCCAAGACCTACATGACGATCTCCACGATGCTCGCCGAGGACACCGTCGTGGTGGTCAAGGGCCGGCTGAAGAAGGACGAGGGGGCCGAGCTGATGGCCAACGAGCTGACCCTGCCGGACATCCGGCAGGGACCCCGCGGACCGATCGTGCTCAACCTGCCGCTCGGCCGCGCCACGGACGGGCTCGCGCACAAGCTGAAGGGGGTCCTGGCCAACCACCCCGGCGCCACCGACGTCCACGTCAAGCTCAGCCAGCCGGGCCGGACCGTCCTGCTGCGCCTCGACCCGAGCCTGCGGGTCACCGCCAGCCCTGAGCTGTTCGGTGACCTCAAGGCGCTGCTGGGGCCGGCCTGCATCAGCGCCTGAGGTGCCGGCCTACTCCACCCGCACGGGCAGGCTCGTCAGCCGGTAGGTGACCTCGGGCCGGTCGGCCCGGCGGGCGGTGAGCAGCACCCGGTAGGCGCCGGCCCCCAGCCCGTCGGCGACCACCGCCTGCAGGTCGTCGGTCTCCACCTGCTGCAGGTGGTCGGCGCCCTGGACGAGCGTGAAGGTGCACCGCAGCGCCGCCCCGTTCGCCAGCCGGCCCACGCGCCGGGCCAGCACCCTCGATCCCTCGACCCACGCATGGCAGGCGATGCCCACGGGTGTCGCCGGGTCGGCCGCCCACGGCTCCAGGCCCGCACCCGCCTGGCCGGCGATGACGTCTGCCTGGGTCCGTGCCCCGCCGGGTCTGCCGGTCTGCACCGGCTCCGCCGGACGACCCCGGCCCATCCACCGGCCCAGGACCCCGTGTCGCCCGAGCCGGACCTCGGCAGCCAGCGGCTCGGGCTCGAGGGGGGAGTCCAGCACCCGCAGCAGGGACGCGACCTTGACCGCGGTCACCGGTCCCGGCAGCTGCCCCAGCCCGGCGAGCCGGGTCAGGTCGGCGACGGTGCGGTCCGGCAGGACCGCCGGGTCCGCGGTCAGGTCGTGCAGGCGCCACAGACCCTCGACCGTGAGGCGGTGCGTCTGCCCGCGGGCCTCGAACCGGTGGGGACCGCTCCACCGCCCGCGGCGGGCGTGGTTCTGGTCCTCCTGCGCGAAGTAGTCGGGGAACTGCTCCGGTGCGAACGGGCCGGTGGGTCCGGCCGGTGGGACAAAGTCCGGGTCGCGCTGGCTCCAGACCTCCTCGGGCCAGGAGCCCTCCGCGAACGGCATCCGGTTCAGCTCGGGGGCGGTCCGCTCGATGAGGTCGAAGACCGCCGTCCCGCGGTGCCGCTCCCAGTAGGGCAGGAGGTAGGCGGCACGGAGGAACTCGGGCGTGGCCAGCGGGTAGAGCGGGAGCGCCCGGGTGTCCAGCGACTGCAGCACGTGCCCGAAGTGGGAGCGGTTGCGGTGCAGCAGATAGTGGTAGTTGAGCTGCTCGTTGATCGCCGCGGACGGCAGCGGCGCGAAGGAGCGGGCGACGAGGTCCCGGCCGGCCGCCACCACCGACGGCGGCACGTGCACCTCGGGGTGCACGATCATCGTGTGCAGGGTGGCCAGGTCCCGGCCCAGCGTCGCGCGCCTGCGGCCCATCGCCCGCACCCACGACCGGGGGGCGATGACCGCGCGGTGCCCGGAGCGCACGGTCTCCCCGGCCGCACCGCGGAGGGCGACGTGCGGCTCGACCGGCCACCGCAGCTGACGCGCGGCGGGGAAGGACCAGCTGTTGCCGGCGGCATAGCTCTGGTGCAGCTCCAGGCTCTCGGCCCACGACAGCATCCGGTCCTGGTACTCGGGCTCCACGGTCCAGGGCAGCTCGAAGTGGCGGCGCAGGCTGTCCGTCACCGCGAGGTCGCGCCAGATGACCGAGCGGCCCCGGGCGTCTGCCCAGCGCACCGGGTCGGCCGCCGACACGCTCACGTGGGGGAGCACCCCGGCGTGCTGCAGCAGGGTGTAGACGGCCCGGCTGTCCTTGCCGCCGGAGCTGTAGAGGCGCAGGTCGGACCAGCCGGCCTCGGCGACCGACCGCAGCAGGCGCGTCACCCGGTCGACGCCGGCGTCCAGCAGCTCCTCGTAGGAGCGGCCCCGGGGGTCGGTGGTCACCGCGCGCTCGTGCAGCTCCCAGCCGTCGCCGTCCATGACCAGCAGCTCGGTGGGGCGCAGCAGCCGGACGCCCGAGACGAAGGTCTCGTCGCTCCAGTGCGAGCGCGTCAGGACGTGGGTCGAGGCCAGGGTGGTCAGCGCGAACGGCCAGTTGACCTCGAGCCGGACGCCGTCGGCCCGCAGCCGGTCGACGAGCGCGTCCAGGGTGGTGGCGAGGTAGACGTCCTGCCTGCGCCCGCGCCGGTGGGCGTAGGTGAACAGGTGCCCGAAGCCGTGGACGTCGGTGAGCGCCACCGCCGTCCGTGCCGCGTCGTCGGTGAGCAGCCCGACCCACTGGCCGGTCCCGTCCTCCAGGACGTCCAGGCCGAGCGGGTCGGGGGCGTCGCCGTACACCTCCACCGGCCCGGCGTCCGCCAGCAGGAACAACCCCTCCGCCTGCCGCAGCCGCACCCCGGCTCGTCGAGCACCGTCCCAGCGGGGTCTGCCCGGACCCACGTCGCGCACCACCCAGCAGGCGGTCCGGTGACGCAGGGGCGTCGGGATCATCGGCGTGACGTCGGGCGGGACCTGGGGCGGGACCTGGGGCGGGACCTGGGGCGGGACCATCGACCTTCACGGTAGCCGACCGCGGCTGCGGGGCCGCAGCGGCGCACGGGCGACCGGCGGGTAACGTGGGCGGGTGACCACCCAGCCCGACGCCATACCCTCTGCTCCCCGCGCGGCCCGGCGCGAGACCGTCCGCAGCCACCACGGCGAGGACGTCGTCGACGCCTACGAGTGGCTGCGGGACAAGACCGACCCGGACGTGATCGCCCACCTGGAGGCGGAGAACGCCTGGACGCAGGAGCGCACCGCGCACCTGGAGGGTCTGCGCGAGCGCATCTTCGCCGAGATCAAGGGCCGCACCCAGGAGACCGACCTCTCGGTCCCCGTCCGGCACCGCGACTGGTGGTACTACACCCGCACCGTCGAGGGCCAGCAGTATGCCGTGCACGGCCGGATCGCGGTCGGCGAGAGCCCCGAGCGCCCGGTGCTCGACCCGGGCAGCGCGCCGGAGGGGGAGGAGCTGCTGCTGGACGGCAACGCCGAGGCCGCCGGCGAGGAGTTCTTCTCCCTCGGCGCCTTCGACGTCAGCCCGGCCGGCGACCGGCTGGCCTACGCGGTGGACACCACCGGCGACGAGCGCTTCGACGTGCGGATCAAGGACCTGCGCACCGGCGAGGTCGTCGACGACGCCGTCACCGGCATCGGCTACGGCACCGCCTGGTCCGCCGAGGGCGACCACCTCTTCTACACCCGCGTCGACGACGCCTGGCGCCCGTTCCAGGTGTGGCGGCACGCGGTCGGCACCGCCGCCAAGCAGGACGTGCTCGTCTACCAGGAGGACGACGAGCGGTTCTGGATGGGCGTGGGCGCCTCCCGCGACGACCGGCACGTGCTCATCGGGCTCGGCAGCAAGAACACCTCGGAGTTCCGCATCCTGGAGGCCGACGACCCGACCGGGGAGTTCCGCGTGGTCGCCCCTCGCCAGGAGGGGGTGGAGTATGACGTGGAGCCGGCCGGCGACCGGCTCTGGATCGTGCACAACAAGGGCCACCGCGACTTCGAGCTCGCGGTCGCGCCGCTGGGCTCGGCGTCCGCCGACGACTGGACCACGGTGCTCCCCGGCGAGGAGGGGGTGCGGATCAGCACCGTCGACGCCTTCGCCGGCCACCTCGCCGTCTCGCTGCGCCGGGACGGCCTGACCCAGGTGCAGGTCCTGCCCCTGTCCGCCGACGGCCGTCCGGTAGGCGCGGGCTACCAGGTGCCGGTCGAGGAGGAGGTCTACTCCATCGACACCGGCGCCAACCCGACCTACGACACCGACACCCTGCAGGTGGTCATCGAGTCGCTGGTGACCCCGCGCAGCGTCTACGACCTGGACCTGGCCTCGGGGGCGCTGACGCTGGTCAAGCGCCAGCCCGTCCTCGGCGGCTACGACCCGCAGGACTACCAGCAGCACCGGCTGTGGGCCACCGCCGCCGACGGCACCCGGATCCCCATCTCCCTCGTCGCCCGCAAGGACGTCGTCCCCGACGGCACCGCCCCCGGCCTGCTCTACGGCTACGGCTCCTACGAGATCTCCATCGACCCCTACTTCTCCGTCTCCCGGCTGTCCTACCTGGACCGCGGTGTGGTCTACGCCGTCGCGCACGTGCGCGGCGGCGGCGAGATGGGCCGCGGCTGGTACGAGTCCGGGCGCATGGAGCACAAGACGAACACCTTCACCGACTTCGTCGCCTGTGCCGACCACGTCGTCGAGACCGGTTGGGTGGCACCCGACCGGCTCGCCGCCGAGGGCCGCTCAGCCGGTGGGCTGCTCATGGGCGCCGTGGTCAACCTGGCTCCCGAGCGGTTCCGGGTCGTGCACGCCGGGGTGGCCTTCGTCGACGCGCTCACCACGATCCTGGACCCCTCGCTCCCGCTGACCGTCGGCGAGTGGGAGGAGTGGGGCAACCCGCTGGAGTCGGCGGAGATCTACTCCCTGATGCGCTCCTACACCCCCTACGAGAACATCCGGCCCGTGCAGTACCCGGCGATCCTGGCCACCACCGGCCTCAACGACACCCGGGTCTTCTTCGTCGAGCCGGCCAAGTGGGTCGCCCGGTTGCGGGAGACCGTCACCAACGACCCGCACGAGCGCCCGATCCTGCTCAAGACCGAGATGGTCGCCGGCCACGGCGGCAAGACCGGCCGGTATGACGCGTGGCGCGAGACCGCCTTCGAGGTCGCCTTCGTGCTGGACCAGCTCGGGGTGGGCGGGGACGAGCGGTAGGGCGACCCCGAGGCCGCACGAGGAAGGCCACCGTGACCACGGGAGCGGCGGCTGAGCGGCATACCAGGGCAGGACCTGCCGTGGCGGCATGTCACGATCCGGTGACAATCGCCCCATCCACCACACCGATAGTTGTCGCGGCGGCCCCGCATAGGTCACGGTGTGTCTCATCGCATACCCGACCAGCGAAGGAGCTGATCCGCGTTGATCATCCGACGACCTGCTTTCAGGCTCGCGGCCGTGACGGCAGCCGCCACCCTGGTGCTCACCGCCTGCAACGGCGGCGGTGACGAAGTCGACGTCGACCCGGACCCGGACGGTCCCGACCAGACGCTCGGTGAGCCCGGTGAGGGTGGCGAGGAGACCGGCGAGCCCGGCGCCTCCGGCGGCGAGTTCACCATCTACAACTGCGAGCCCCAGAACCTGCAGACCGGCAGCTCCTCGGAGGTCTGCGGCAGCAAGGTCCTCGAGCAGCTCTACAGCGGGCTGACCTCGATCGACTACGACAGCGGCGAGGTCGTCGGCGTGGTCGCCTCCGACTGGGAGACCGAGGACGCCCAGAACTGGACCTTCACCCTCCGCGACGACTTCACCTTCCACAACGGTGACCCGGTCACCGCGCAGACCTTCGTCGACACCTGGAACTGGATCGTCAACCCCGACAACGGCCAGACCCAGGAGGCCTTCTTCGACAAGATCGAGGGCTACCAGGAGGTGGCCGACGGCGAGGCCACCGAGATGTCCGGTCTGTCCGCGCCCGACGACACCACGCTGGAGATCACGCTCTCCGAGCCGTTCTCGCCGTTCCCTGCGCAGCTCAGCTACACCGCCTTCTACCCGCTGCCCGAGGTCGCCTTCGAGGACATCGCCGCCTTCCAGGAGGCGCCGATCGGCAACGGCCGCTACCAGATGGACGGCGAGTGGGTGCACAACGTCGAGATCGCGATGACCCGCTACGAGGACTGGCCGGGCGACGAGCCTGGCCTCGCGGACCGCGTCGTCTGGAAGATCTACTCCGACGTCAACACCGCCTACCTCGACGTGCAGGCGGGCTCGCTCGACATCCTGGACGGCATCCCGCCGGAGCGGCTGGCCACGGTGGACCAGGAGTTCCCCGACCAGTACCAGGAGGACCAGACCAGCTCGTTCACCTACCTGGGCTTCCCGCTCTACCAGGAGGAGTTCCAGGACCCGGACATCCGGCACGCGCTCTCCATGGCGATCGACCGGCAGACGATCATCGACACCATCTTCAACGGCGCTCGTGAGCCCGCGACCGGCGTCATCCCGCCGGTGCTGCCGGAGTACCGCGGGGACGCCTGCAACTACTGCGACTTCGACGCCGAGACCGCCCGGCAGATGTACGAGGACGCCGGCGGCCCCTCCGAGCTGACCATCTACTTCAACTCCGGCGCCGGCCACGAGGAGTGGACCGAGGCCGTGGCGAACATGTGGCAGCAGAACCTGCCGATCGACAGCATCTCCTTCGAGTCGCTGGAGTTCGCGCAGTACCTTGACCTGCACGACGAAGAGGTCATCACCGGGCCGTACCGCCTGGGCTGGGTGCTGAGCTACCCGAGCCCGCAGTACGCCATGGAGCCGCTCTACAGCACGGGCGCCGACTCCAACTACGCGCGGTACAGCAACGAGGAGTTCGACAACCTCATCGACCAGGCCAACGCCGAGGCCGACGAGGACGCCGCGGCCGAGCTCTACCAGCAGGCGGAGGACATCCTGCTGGAGGACATGCCGGTCATCCCGATGTGGTACGAGACGAGGACGACGGTCCACAGCACGAACGTGGACAACATCGTGGTCGACCCGCGGACGTTCGTCCGGGTCGAGCAGGTCGAGGTCACCTCCGGCTGACCCGGTCTCTCCGCCCGACCCGGCACCATGACCGTCGGGGAGCAGCCCGGCTGCTCCCCGACGGTCGCCGGGTTCGGCCATGCTAGACCTCCCAGCCCGACCCTCAGAGGAGCACCATGGCGCGCTACATCATCCGCCGGCTGCTGCAGTTCATCCCGGTCACGCTGATCGCGACGTTCATCGTCTTCGCCCTCGTCTTCGCCATCCCCGGCGACCCGATCCGGGCCCTCGCCGGCGACCGGCCCCTGGCGCCGCACATCGTCGAGGCGATCCGCGAGCGCTACAACCTCGACGACCCGCTGCTGGTGCAGTACGGCAAGTGGCTGGCCAACGTCTTCCAGGGCGACTTCGGCACGACCTTCCAGGGCCGGCCGGTCAGCGACATCATCGCCCAGCGCTTCCCGGTGACGCTGCGCCTGGCGATCGTCGCCTTCATCATCCAGTCGATCATCGGCATCCTCGCCGGCATCCTGGCCGCGGTCCGGCAGAAGGGCTTCGTCGACAGCCTGGTCCAGGTGAGCACCGTGGTGCTGGTGGCGATCCCGACGCTGGCCATGGCCTTCCTCATGCAGGTGGTCTTCGGTCTGCAGCTGGGCTGGTTCCCCATCGCCGGGATCACCCAGGGCTGGTACTCCTACCTCCTGCCCGGCGCCGCGCTGGCCTCGGTGTCGACGGCGATGGTCGCCCGCCTGGTGCGGACCTCGCTGATCGAGAACCTGCGGGCGGACTACGTGCGCACCGCGACCGCCAAGGGGATGAAGCGCAGCCGGGTGGTCGGGCGGCACGCCATGCGCAACTCGCTCATCCCGGTCGTCACCTTCCTCGGCGCCGACCTGGGCTCGATGCTGGGCGGCACCATCATCATCGAGGGCATCTTCAACATGCCCGGCCTCGGCGGTGAGGTCTTCCGCGCCGTCCGTGCCCAGGAGGGCACGGTCGTGGTCGGGATCGTCACCCTCTTCATCCTCTTCTTCGTGGTGATCAACCTGATCGTCGACATCCTCTACGCCTACCTCGACCCGAGGATCCGCTATGAGTGAGCAAGCACGCGACAAGACCACCATCCACGAGCAGGCGGCGGCAGGAGTCGAGGCGGTCGAGCTGTCGGCCCGCACCAGCGGCGAGGCCTCCGGTGACGCCGGTGACGCCGGCGCCAGCCTGTGGGGCGACGCCTGGAAGGAGCTGCGCCGCAACCCCTGGTTCATCCTCGCCGGGGTGCTGATGCTGGTCTTCATCCTCATGGCGATCGTCCCCGGGCTCTTCACCCGCGTCGACCCGCGGGCCTGCAACCTCTCCGACGCCCTGCAGACCCCCAGCGGTGAGCACTGGTTCGGCACCGACGTCCAGGGCTGCGACTACTACGCCCGCGTGGTCTACGGCGCCCGAGCCTCGATGGCGGTGGGGATGCTGGTCACGATCGGCGCGGTGGTGATCGCGATCGTGCTCGGGCTGGTCGCCGGCTTCTACGGCGGGTTCATCGACGCGATCATCTCCCGGGCCGTCGACGTGGTCTTCGCCCTGCCCTTCCTGCTCGGCGCGATCGTCTTCCTCAACGTCATCGAGAACCGCGGGCTGATGGAGGTCGCGCTGGTGCTCATCGTCTTCGGCTGGCCGACCATGACGCGGCTCATGCGCTCGTCGGTGATCTCGGTCAAGGCCAACGAGTACGTCGCCGCCGCCCGCGGGCTCGGCGCCAGCGACCTGACGATCATGCGGCGGCACATCCTGTCGAACGCCTTGGCGCCCCTGGTGGTCTACGCCACCATCTACGTCGGGATCATCATCGGCGCCGAGGCGACGCTGACCTTCCTCGGTGTCGGTCTGCAGCTGCCCTCGATCTCCTGGGGACTGCAGCTGTCCGGCGCCCAGACGCGGATCATGACCCACCCGCACCTGATCCTCTTCCCCGCCGTCTTCGTCGGGCTGGCAGTCTTCTCCTTCATGATGATGGGCGACGCCCTGCGCGACGCCCTCGACCCCAAGAGGCGGTGAGCCATGACCGACCCAAGCACGACCGACCCAAGCACGACCGACCAGCGCACGACCGATCAGACCGGGACCCGGCGAGGCACCCGGACCAAGGGTGGTGTCGGCAGCCCGGACCCGTCCGCGCCGCTGCTGGCCGTCACCGACCTGCAGGTCGAGTTCCGCACCCGGTATGGCGTGGCCAAGGCCGTCAACGGCGTCTCGTTCAGCGTCGACGAAGGGGAGACGCTGGCGATCCTGGGGGAGTCCGGCTCCGGCAAGTCGGTGACCGCCCAGGCGATCATGGGCATCGTCGACAGCCCGCCCGGCTTTGTCACCGGGGGTCAGGTGCGCTTCCGCGGCCAGGACCTGCTGCAGATGCCCGACGAGCAGCGGCGCTCCTTCCGCGGCCCGCACATCTCGATGATCTTCCAGGACGCCCTGTCCTCGCTGAACCCCGTCTTCCCGGTGGGGTGGCAGATCGGTGAGATGTTCCGCATCCACACCAAGGTCTCCCGTCGCGAGGCCAAGAAGAAGGCGATCGAGCTGATGGACCGGGTGCGCATCCCCGGCGCCGCCAGCCGGGTCGGGGACTACCCCCACCAGTTCTCGGGCGGTATGCGCCAGCGCATCATGATCGCGATGGCGATCGCGCTGGACCCCGAGGTGCTCATCGCCGACGAGCCCACCACGGCGCTCGACGTGACCGTGCAGGCCCAGGTGATGGAGCTGCTCGCCGACCTGCAGCGAGAGTCGCGGATGGGGCTCATCCTCATCACGCACGACCTGGGCGTGGTCGCGGACGTCGCCGACAAGATCGCCGTGATGTACGCCGGCCGGGTGATGGAGAAATCTCCTGTCCTGGACATCTACGCCAACCCGGCCCACCCCTACACCGAGGGCCTGCTGAAGTCGATTCCCCGGATCGACGCCAAGGGCGGGGAGCTGCAGGCCATCAAGGGGCTCCCGCCCAGCCTGACGAACATCCCCAAGGGGTGCGAGTTCCGCCCCCGCTGCCCGCGGGCGCAGTCGGTGTGCGAGGCCGAGCGTCCACCGCTGCGCGAGGTCGTGCCCGGCCGGTTCGCCGCCTGCCACTTCGCCGAGGAGGTGCTCAGTGACCACGCCTGACCCCCGCCCGCAGGACGTCGGCCGGCCGGACGCCTGGGGGGAGGACGCCGGTGCGCGGGATGGCTCCCGGCAGCAGGACCCCTACGCGCCGGGCTTCCACCCGGACGCCCCGCCGCGCAAGAAGGTCTCCGACGAGGTGGTGCTGGACGTCCAGGACCTGGTCAAGCACTTCCCGCAGACCCAGGGGATCGTCTTCAAGCGCACCGTCGGCCACATCAAGGCGGTCGACGGGGTGAGCTTTCAGCTGCACAAGGGCGAGACGCTCGGGATCGTCGGCGAGTCCGGCTGCGGCAAGTCGACCCTGGCCAAGCTGCTCATGCGCCTGGAGACCCCGACCAGCGGGGCGGCCTACTTCCAGGGCAAGGACATCTACGGCCTGTCCGGCTCGGCGCTGCGCAAGGTCCGCCGCAACATCCAGATCGTCTTCCAGGACCCCTACGCCTCGCTCAACCCGCGGATGACGGTCGGCGACATCGTCGGCGAGCCCTTCGACATCCACCCCGACGTGGAGCCCAAGGGTGGGCGGCGCAGGCGAGTCCAGGAACTGCTGGAGGTCGTCGGCCTCAACCCCGAGCACATCAACCGCTACCCCCACCAGTTCTCCGGCGGCCAGCGTCAGCGGATCGGCATCGCCCGTGGCCTGGCGCTGCGGCCGGAGATCATCATCTGCGACGAGCCGGTCTCCGCGCTGGACGTCTCGGTGCAGGCGCAGGTGATGAACCTGCTGCAGAGCCTGCAGAGCGAGTTCGGGCTGTCGTACATCTTCATCGCCCACGACCTGTCGGTGGTGCGCCACATCTCCGACCGGGTCGGCGTGATGTACCTGGGCAGGATCGCCGAGATCGGCACCGACACGCAGATCTACGAGCACCCCGCGCACCCCTACACGCAGGCCCTGCTCTCCGCCGTGCCGGTGCCCGACCCGTCGGTGCGCGGCCAGCGCGAGCAGATCATCCTGCAGGGCGACCCACCCAGCCCGGCGAACATCCCCAGCGGCTGCCGCTTCCGCACCCGCTGCTGGAAGGCGCAGGACATCTGCGCCCAGGAGTCGCCCGACCTCGTCGTGCGCGAGGGCATCCAGCACCCCGCGGCCTGCCACTTCGCGCAGGTCCGGGAGGACGTCGTCGTTCACCACGACTGACCCCGACCGGGCGCACGCTTCTCACCGACCGGGCGCACGCTTCTCACCCGAGGGCGGCGCGCAGCCGCGCGGCATACTCCTCGGGTTCCCCGACGGCATATCTCACCCGCGGCCAGAAGAACCCGCGCAGGCCGTCACCCTTGGTCCGCGGCACGACGTGGACATGCAGGTGCGGCACGGACTGGCTGACCACGTTGTTCATCGCCACGAACGAGCCCTGCGCGCCGAGCGCCTCGCGCACCGCGGCCGCGACCGAGCGCGCGGCGGTGAACAGCGGCGCCACGAGGGCGTCGGGCAGCTCGGTCAGGGTGGGTATGTGGTCACGCGGCACCACCAGCACGTGCCCCTTGAAGACGGGCCGGGTGTCGAGGAAGGCCACGACGTCGTCGGTGTCGAGGACGACCTCCGCCGGTTCGTCCTCGGCGATGATGCGGCAGAAGATGCAGGTCACCTCGGC containing:
- a CDS encoding ABC transporter permease, whose product is MSEQARDKTTIHEQAAAGVEAVELSARTSGEASGDAGDAGASLWGDAWKELRRNPWFILAGVLMLVFILMAIVPGLFTRVDPRACNLSDALQTPSGEHWFGTDVQGCDYYARVVYGARASMAVGMLVTIGAVVIAIVLGLVAGFYGGFIDAIISRAVDVVFALPFLLGAIVFLNVIENRGLMEVALVLIVFGWPTMTRLMRSSVISVKANEYVAAARGLGASDLTIMRRHILSNALAPLVVYATIYVGIIIGAEATLTFLGVGLQLPSISWGLQLSGAQTRIMTHPHLILFPAVFVGLAVFSFMMMGDALRDALDPKRR
- a CDS encoding ABC transporter ATP-binding protein; amino-acid sequence: MTDPSTTDPSTTDQRTTDQTGTRRGTRTKGGVGSPDPSAPLLAVTDLQVEFRTRYGVAKAVNGVSFSVDEGETLAILGESGSGKSVTAQAIMGIVDSPPGFVTGGQVRFRGQDLLQMPDEQRRSFRGPHISMIFQDALSSLNPVFPVGWQIGEMFRIHTKVSRREAKKKAIELMDRVRIPGAASRVGDYPHQFSGGMRQRIMIAMAIALDPEVLIADEPTTALDVTVQAQVMELLADLQRESRMGLILITHDLGVVADVADKIAVMYAGRVMEKSPVLDIYANPAHPYTEGLLKSIPRIDAKGGELQAIKGLPPSLTNIPKGCEFRPRCPRAQSVCEAERPPLREVVPGRFAACHFAEEVLSDHA
- a CDS encoding dipeptide ABC transporter ATP-binding protein gives rise to the protein MVLDVQDLVKHFPQTQGIVFKRTVGHIKAVDGVSFQLHKGETLGIVGESGCGKSTLAKLLMRLETPTSGAAYFQGKDIYGLSGSALRKVRRNIQIVFQDPYASLNPRMTVGDIVGEPFDIHPDVEPKGGRRRRVQELLEVVGLNPEHINRYPHQFSGGQRQRIGIARGLALRPEIIICDEPVSALDVSVQAQVMNLLQSLQSEFGLSYIFIAHDLSVVRHISDRVGVMYLGRIAEIGTDTQIYEHPAHPYTQALLSAVPVPDPSVRGQREQIILQGDPPSPANIPSGCRFRTRCWKAQDICAQESPDLVVREGIQHPAACHFAQVREDVVVHHD
- a CDS encoding HIT family protein, producing MTCIFCRIIAEDEPAEVVLDTDDVVAFLDTRPVFKGHVLVVPRDHIPTLTELPDALVAPLFTAARSVAAAVREALGAQGSFVAMNNVVSQSVPHLHVHVVPRTKGDGLRGFFWPRVRYAVGEPEEYAARLRAALG